The following are from one region of the Candidatus Acidulodesulfobacterium ferriphilum genome:
- a CDS encoding sigma-54-dependent Fis family transcriptional regulator, whose product MDNNLISILIVDDDINYRNILTDYLSSEGYDVQSAPSAEEAIEKLEKGYFNIIISDLKLPRKSGIELLKIVKSKTNDIEIIILTAFGTVDSAVAALKIGACDYLVKPLSLEELSITIKKLIENINLKNYAAYFKREIFKRFFIGKSKAASKVIEDISAAAKSDLNVLITGESGTGKELSANMLHKLSIRKDNPLIIVDSCNLSENLFESELFGHERGSFTGADALKKGLLEYADKGTLFIDEIGDVSGIIQAKLLRILDTKSFRRVGSSKNLFIDTRIITATNKNLKKMVEEGHFRGDLFYRINGFTIELPPLRERKEDISHLAHFFMTKENKIKFSKHLSASAENKLLNYDWPGNVRELKNVIERAMVLSDGKEEIPPEAIQLEVSYDNDRDAVNGKTLFDKNPTLKEIEEEYIKYLFSKKLSKSEIAGIIGVSERNLYRKLRVLKQGQSPH is encoded by the coding sequence ATGGATAACAATTTAATTTCTATACTTATTGTTGACGACGATATAAATTATAGAAATATACTTACGGACTATTTAAGCAGCGAGGGTTATGACGTTCAATCCGCTCCTTCTGCCGAAGAAGCAATAGAAAAATTAGAAAAAGGCTATTTCAACATTATAATATCGGACCTAAAATTACCCCGAAAGTCCGGCATAGAACTATTAAAAATTGTAAAATCAAAAACGAACGATATAGAGATAATTATCTTAACTGCTTTCGGCACCGTCGATTCAGCCGTGGCTGCCTTAAAAATTGGCGCCTGCGATTACCTTGTTAAGCCGCTAAGTCTCGAAGAACTCAGCATAACCATAAAAAAACTAATCGAAAATATTAACTTAAAAAATTATGCCGCCTATTTTAAAAGAGAGATTTTTAAGCGGTTTTTTATAGGAAAATCTAAAGCGGCATCGAAGGTGATAGAAGATATTTCCGCCGCCGCCAAATCGGATTTGAATGTTTTGATTACTGGAGAATCAGGCACAGGCAAAGAATTAAGCGCGAATATGCTCCACAAGCTGTCGATCAGAAAAGATAACCCCCTTATCATTGTCGATTCCTGTAATTTATCCGAAAATTTGTTCGAATCGGAGTTGTTCGGTCATGAAAGGGGTTCGTTTACAGGAGCGGATGCCCTTAAAAAAGGGCTTCTGGAATATGCGGACAAGGGAACGCTTTTTATCGATGAAATTGGCGATGTTAGCGGTATTATACAGGCGAAGCTTCTAAGAATATTAGATACGAAAAGCTTCAGGAGGGTAGGTTCATCCAAAAACCTCTTTATCGACACAAGAATAATAACCGCAACAAATAAAAATCTAAAAAAGATGGTCGAAGAAGGTCATTTTAGAGGTGATTTATTTTACAGGATAAACGGTTTTACGATAGAGCTTCCGCCTTTAAGAGAGAGAAAAGAAGATATTTCTCATTTAGCCCATTTTTTTATGACGAAAGAAAATAAAATTAAATTTTCAAAGCACCTTTCCGCATCCGCCGAAAATAAACTTTTAAACTACGACTGGCCCGGCAATGTCAGGGAATTAAAAAATGTTATCGAAAGAGCAATGGTTTTATCCGACGGCAAAGAAGAAATACCGCCGGAAGCTATTCAGCTTGAAGTTTCATACGATAATGACAGGGATGCGGTTAACGGAAAGACGCTCTTTGATAAAAATCCGACTTTAAAAGAAATAGAAGAAGAATATATCAAATACCTTTTTTCTAAAAAGTTGAGCAAATCCGAAATTGCGGGTATTATCGGGGTAAGCGAAAGAAATCTTTACAGAAAGCTAAGGGTGTTAAAGCAAGGGCAGAGTCCGCATTAG
- a CDS encoding PAS domain-containing protein — MGLFMENREKQVLAFSSDDILDNINDGVIVIDENYKIVYANRRFLNDAGLPVSDVIGGYCYKISHFRDEPCDPLLESCSVEEVIKKGKTVKVIHGHYGSEKKEIAVEINSSPLYDNSTGKRYAVEVLRCLGSGSDAQLKFNLSQRLSEVGLLAEGVAHEINNPLNNILASVDMMRMCIGNNEPIQSNLPGGFKEGSCDIKKYFELIRTEIERCKDITKKLLLLSRPVSVKADIVNVNKSVDESLSLLSFLANKKNVMIKKNFARHPPLISFSEAGLRQVVLNIGLNAIQAVQEESGVVYFITRIIKDYIYILIIDNGQGIAPADIKKIFDPFFSKNKGAGSTGLGLSISLSIIKSLGGSIEVRSKQDLGTKFVIKIPVKSNFRENNDKEK, encoded by the coding sequence ATGGGATTATTTATGGAAAATAGGGAAAAACAGGTTTTAGCTTTTAGTTCGGATGACATATTAGATAACATAAATGACGGGGTTATCGTTATCGATGAAAATTACAAAATAGTTTATGCAAACAGGCGTTTTTTAAATGATGCCGGCCTGCCAGTTTCGGATGTTATAGGAGGCTATTGTTATAAGATAAGCCATTTCAGGGACGAGCCGTGCGACCCCTTATTAGAATCGTGTTCGGTGGAAGAGGTTATTAAAAAAGGGAAGACGGTTAAGGTTATACACGGTCATTACGGGTCGGAAAAAAAAGAAATTGCCGTCGAAATAAATTCATCCCCTTTGTATGATAATTCAACGGGCAAAAGATATGCGGTCGAGGTTTTGAGGTGTCTGGGAAGCGGTTCCGATGCCCAGCTTAAATTTAACTTATCTCAAAGGCTTTCCGAAGTCGGCCTCTTAGCCGAGGGCGTGGCGCATGAAATAAATAATCCGCTTAACAATATACTGGCTTCCGTAGATATGATGAGGATGTGCATCGGAAACAATGAACCCATTCAAAGCAATCTTCCCGGCGGTTTCAAAGAAGGCAGCTGCGATATTAAAAAATATTTTGAGTTAATAAGAACGGAGATAGAGAGGTGTAAAGATATTACAAAAAAGCTTCTCCTCCTATCCAGACCCGTATCGGTTAAGGCAGATATAGTAAATGTCAATAAGTCGGTGGATGAGAGCCTTTCCTTGCTTTCCTTCCTGGCAAATAAGAAAAATGTTATGATAAAGAAGAACTTTGCCAGACATCCTCCTCTGATTAGTTTCTCGGAAGCAGGGTTAAGGCAGGTCGTACTTAATATAGGGCTTAACGCAATACAGGCCGTTCAGGAAGAGTCGGGAGTCGTGTATTTTATAACCAGGATAATAAAGGATTATATTTATATATTGATTATAGATAATGGACAGGGTATTGCGCCGGCCGATATCAAAAAGATTTTTGACCCCTTTTTCTCGAAAAATAAGGGTGCGGGAAGCACAGGGCTCGGGCTTTCCATATCTTTGAGCATAATTAAATCTCTAGGGGGTTCGATCGAGGTCAGGTCTAAACAGGATTTGGGAACAAAATTCGTAATAAAAATACCGGTTAAAAGCAACTTCAGGGAAAATAACGATAAAGAAAAATAA
- the rplU gene encoding 50S ribosomal protein L21 encodes MNDYAIINSGSKQYKVSAGDLIRIENIGKNKGDEIFFKPSMLKNNDNILFGEQALKDVNVKGIVVRNGRAKKIIVFKMKRRKDERKKRGHRQNFTEVKITDIQ; translated from the coding sequence ATGAATGATTACGCTATCATAAATTCAGGCTCAAAGCAATACAAGGTATCTGCCGGAGACCTGATAAGAATTGAAAATATAGGTAAAAACAAGGGGGATGAAATATTTTTTAAGCCGAGCATGCTGAAAAATAACGACAATATTCTTTTTGGGGAACAGGCTTTAAAAGATGTAAATGTCAAAGGTATCGTGGTCAGAAACGGAAGAGCAAAAAAGATAATCGTGTTTAAGATGAAACGCCGTAAAGACGAAAGAAAAAAAAGAGGACATAGACAAAATTTTACCGAAGTCAAGATAACCGACATTCAATAA
- a CDS encoding 50S ribosomal protein L27, with protein sequence MAHKKAGGSSRNGRDSQGQRRGVKRFGGELVKPGEIIVRQVGSSFHPGKNVKEGRDYTLYSIMSGFVKFHAGKNNRKFVSIIPLEK encoded by the coding sequence ATGGCTCACAAAAAAGCAGGCGGCAGTTCCAGAAACGGGCGGGACAGTCAAGGTCAAAGAAGGGGAGTAAAAAGATTCGGCGGGGAATTAGTAAAGCCGGGCGAAATCATTGTTCGCCAGGTTGGTTCATCTTTCCACCCCGGAAAAAATGTCAAAGAAGGAAGGGATTATACTCTTTACTCTATAATGAGCGGCTTTGTTAAATTTCACGCAGGAAAGAACAATAGAAAATTTGTCAGCATTATCCCCTTAGAGAAATAA
- the obgE gene encoding GTPase ObgE, producing MKFVDNAVITIASGNGGKGAVSFRREKFIPKGGPDGGDGGDGGDVIFKASHNITSLLDFRYKPRFAAENGGNGQGNNKKGRDGKDIILNVPVGTAIIDYDSGEIIADLTKDGEKFIVLQGGRGGKGNTFFKSSVNRRPRFSQPGTQGETKKIRLVLKSLGDVGIIGLPNAGKSTLISKLSGAHPEIAPYPFTTKTPSLGVCRDEDSNKTFTIVDIPGIISGAAEGTGLGLRFLKHIERSNILLHLIEIGNIAEVENRYETVINEINKFNKEILKKNRIVVINKIDLISNLKELNKIKDEINKFFDKKGIKPLFISASENMDIDELKNNLNKLIC from the coding sequence ATGAAATTCGTCGATAATGCCGTGATAACTATAGCCTCCGGCAACGGGGGCAAAGGTGCAGTGAGTTTCAGGAGAGAAAAATTCATTCCTAAAGGGGGACCCGACGGCGGAGACGGCGGAGACGGCGGGGATGTCATTTTTAAAGCATCCCACAATATAACAAGCCTGCTGGATTTCAGATATAAGCCAAGGTTCGCCGCCGAAAACGGCGGGAATGGACAGGGCAACAATAAAAAGGGCAGGGACGGAAAAGATATTATTTTAAATGTTCCCGTGGGAACGGCGATAATAGATTATGACTCGGGCGAAATAATAGCCGACTTGACAAAAGACGGGGAAAAATTTATAGTTTTGCAAGGTGGCAGGGGCGGGAAAGGAAATACCTTTTTTAAATCCTCCGTTAATAGAAGGCCGCGGTTTTCGCAACCCGGGACACAGGGGGAAACAAAAAAAATCCGCCTTGTTCTTAAAAGCCTGGGAGATGTAGGCATAATCGGTCTTCCCAATGCCGGAAAATCCACCCTGATTTCTAAATTGTCCGGAGCTCATCCCGAAATAGCGCCGTATCCCTTTACGACAAAAACGCCGAGTCTCGGCGTCTGCCGCGACGAAGATTCCAATAAAACATTTACGATAGTCGATATACCTGGCATTATCTCCGGCGCGGCCGAAGGCACAGGCTTGGGTTTAAGATTTCTAAAACACATAGAAAGATCGAACATACTTCTGCATTTAATCGAAATAGGCAATATTGCTGAAGTCGAAAATCGGTACGAAACGGTCATAAACGAAATAAATAAATTTAATAAAGAAATCCTTAAAAAAAACAGGATAGTCGTCATAAATAAAATCGATTTAATATCCAATTTAAAAGAACTTAATAAAATAAAGGATGAAATTAATAAATTTTTCGATAAAAAGGGTATTAAACCGCTTTTCATTTCCGCATCCGAAAATATGGATATAGACGAATTGAAAAATAATTTAAACAAATTGATTTGTTGA